One window of the Carnobacterium maltaromaticum DSM 20342 genome contains the following:
- a CDS encoding MFS transporter — MNKQATHSQQSMSSYQKKVLASSSAGLGLESMDIMFLTFALTSIIADLNVSGAAAGLISSITNVGMLLGGVTFGILADRFGRIKIFTYTILIFAFATGAMYFASNIYLVYLFRFLSGIGAGGEYGIGMAIVAEAFPKEKLGKMTSIVAITGQVGSIIAAIIAAIIIPRFGWNALFLFGLLPVVLTFFIRSHLDESEEWKASQIKESSQPSASLKELFKTPNLARQTISLMVMAVIQIAGYFGLMNWLPSIVQKQLGLSVSGSSLWMIATIIGMSLGMLLFGRILDTLGARLAYSVFLLVSAVSVFLFVFATNQWTMLLGGAVVGFFANGMFAGYGAIVSRLYPTHIRSTANNLIINTGRAIGGFSSVVIGFLLDKYNLMAVMLFLATLYLISFCIMLSVKGLKRENYFNPDFTGE, encoded by the coding sequence ATGAATAAACAAGCGACACATAGTCAACAATCAATGAGCTCTTACCAGAAAAAGGTACTTGCATCATCATCAGCAGGACTAGGATTAGAAAGTATGGATATTATGTTCTTAACTTTTGCTCTGACGTCAATCATTGCTGATTTGAATGTAAGTGGGGCTGCAGCAGGATTGATTTCCTCCATTACCAATGTGGGGATGCTACTAGGTGGCGTTACTTTTGGTATCTTGGCAGATCGTTTTGGCCGGATCAAAATTTTTACTTACACCATTTTAATTTTTGCTTTTGCTACTGGAGCTATGTATTTTGCTTCAAATATTTACTTAGTCTACTTATTTAGATTCCTTTCAGGTATTGGTGCAGGAGGGGAATATGGGATTGGTATGGCAATTGTTGCTGAGGCCTTTCCAAAAGAAAAATTAGGGAAAATGACTTCAATTGTCGCAATCACTGGGCAAGTTGGTTCGATAATTGCCGCAATCATTGCTGCAATTATTATCCCACGATTTGGTTGGAACGCGTTGTTTTTATTTGGTTTATTGCCAGTTGTTTTAACCTTCTTCATCCGCAGTCACTTAGACGAAAGTGAGGAATGGAAAGCGAGCCAAATTAAGGAAAGTAGTCAACCATCTGCTTCTTTAAAAGAATTATTTAAAACACCTAACTTGGCCCGTCAAACAATTTCGTTGATGGTGATGGCTGTCATTCAAATTGCGGGCTACTTTGGTTTAATGAACTGGTTGCCTTCAATTGTCCAAAAACAATTAGGTTTATCCGTTTCAGGTTCGTCCTTATGGATGATTGCCACAATTATTGGTATGAGTTTAGGAATGCTTCTATTTGGTCGGATTTTAGATACATTAGGAGCACGTTTAGCTTACTCAGTATTTTTACTAGTTTCTGCTGTCTCCGTATTTCTTTTTGTTTTTGCTACGAATCAATGGACAATGCTATTAGGTGGAGCTGTAGTTGGATTTTTTGCCAATGGAATGTTTGCTGGTTACGGTGCGATTGTCAGTCGATTGTATCCAACTCATATTCGTTCAACAGCAAATAATCTGATTATTAATACTGGTCGAGCAATCGGTGGATTTTCATCAGTCGTGATTGGTTTTCTACTTGATAAGTACAATTTAATGGCGGTTATGCTCTTTTTAGCGACATTATACTTGATAAGTTTTTGCATTATGTTAAGTGTCAAAGGTCTAAAACGTGAAAATTATTTTAATCCAGATTTTACTGGAGAATAA
- a CDS encoding YdcF family protein → MKLLKRLLITLLGLGLIFLLIIGGLIYSGTQQTPKKNADTMIILGAQVRGNPAVPSAILKERLDAAVPYLLENPQTKVVVTGGQGPDETDTEANVMARYLLEQGIDSQRIIKESQSSRTEENISNAKKLTDLGKTVIVTSDFHMYRGLMLARRENVYASGLPAVSKSSATFKSYAREMLALPYGLLFDW, encoded by the coding sequence ATGAAACTACTAAAACGTTTACTGATTACTTTGCTTGGGTTAGGTTTAATTTTCTTGCTTATAATAGGCGGGCTGATTTACTCGGGTACCCAGCAAACTCCAAAAAAAAATGCAGATACCATGATTATTTTAGGGGCTCAAGTCCGTGGGAATCCAGCAGTTCCTAGTGCTATTTTAAAGGAAAGATTGGATGCAGCAGTTCCCTATCTACTTGAAAACCCACAAACAAAAGTGGTTGTTACAGGCGGACAAGGCCCTGATGAAACGGACACGGAAGCAAATGTAATGGCTCGTTACCTCCTGGAGCAAGGAATTGACTCTCAACGAATTATCAAAGAAAGTCAATCTAGCCGAACGGAAGAAAATATTAGCAATGCAAAAAAATTAACTGATTTAGGAAAAACCGTAATCGTCACAAGTGATTTTCATATGTATCGTGGCTTGATGTTAGCTAGACGTGAAAATGTCTATGCCAGTGGATTGCCTGCTGTTTCAAAAAGCTCAGCGACTTTTAAAAGCTATGCTCGCGAAATGCTAGCTTTGCCTTATGGATTACTTTTTGATTGGTAA
- a CDS encoding thiamine pyrophosphate-dependent enzyme, translating to MIGGDGWAYDIGFGGIDHVLASGEDVNMLVMDNEVYSNTGGQTSKATPTSAIAKFAASGKYVSKKDLGMMAMSYGNVYVAQIALGANQAQTIKAIEEAEKFPGPSLIIAYTPCIVHGLIGGMGNALKETKEAVESGYWSLYRFNPSLAEKGKNPMSLDYKKPAFADMKDFMLTQTRFTSLFKANPTVADHLFDKTVNDAKIRFYNYARLSGQEEKIRAKLEKE from the coding sequence ATGATTGGGGGAGATGGTTGGGCTTATGATATTGGTTTCGGTGGAATTGACCATGTTTTAGCTAGCGGCGAAGATGTAAATATGCTTGTAATGGATAATGAAGTTTATTCAAATACTGGTGGACAAACATCTAAAGCGACACCAACATCGGCAATTGCTAAATTTGCAGCTAGTGGCAAGTACGTATCTAAAAAAGATTTAGGGATGATGGCGATGAGCTATGGCAATGTTTATGTCGCTCAAATTGCTTTAGGAGCAAATCAAGCGCAAACGATTAAAGCTATCGAGGAAGCTGAAAAATTCCCTGGACCTTCATTGATTATTGCCTATACTCCATGTATTGTCCATGGCTTAATTGGTGGTATGGGGAATGCTCTAAAAGAAACAAAAGAAGCGGTAGAATCTGGCTATTGGTCGCTTTATCGTTTCAATCCAAGTTTGGCTGAAAAAGGGAAGAATCCAATGAGTTTAGATTATAAAAAACCAGCTTTTGCTGATATGAAAGACTTTATGCTGACTCAAACACGCTTTACTTCTTTATTTAAAGCCAATCCAACAGTAGCTGATCATTTATTTGATAAAACGGTCAATGATGCAAAAATTAGATTTTATAATTATGCGCGACTGTCAGGACAAGAAGAAAAAATCAGAGCTAAATTAGAAAAAGAATAA
- the nifJ gene encoding pyruvate:ferredoxin (flavodoxin) oxidoreductase yields MRRQKTMDGNTAAAYISYAFTEVAAIYPITPSSTMAELVDQWASDGKKNLFGQEVKIVEMQSEAGAAGVVHGSLKTGTMTTTYTASQGLLLMIPNMYKIAGELLPTVFHVASRAVTTNALNIFGDHGDVMAARQTGFAMLAEGSVQEVMDLSAVAHLSTLTSSLPFMNFFDGFRTSHEIQKIDVLEYDELKGLMDKDALTAFRHNGMNPNHPTVSGTNQNPDIHFQQRETINSHYDRLPEIVEKYMHEINQLRGTDYELVNYYGAADATDILIAMGSVTPVIEQTIDYLRQSGKKVGLLNIRLYRPFPVEHFLKAVPETVERVAVLDRTKEPGAGGEPLLLDVQSAFYDSKFRPTIIGGRYGLGSKDVTPADILGIFDHLATETELKSRFTIGIEDDVTYLSLPKGEEVDLTSAGTYQAKFWGFGSDGTVGANKSAIKLIGDHTDKYVQGYFSYDSKKSGGLTVSHLRFGDNPIKSTFLIEQADFIACHTAAYLSKYDLVKGLKKGGTFLLNTVWDDEKLAQMLPYKLKKYLAENEIKFYTINAVQLANQIGLGRRINTIMQTAFFKVTSIMPIAEVVELLKADAMKTYGRKSQEIAEKNCQAIEMAAEMVHQVEVPNTWLTEPEISEERDTNHLPKFVFNILEPMNRQEGDSLSVGTLIEHGMTSGEIPVGMAAYEKRGVALEVPEWIPENCTMCNECAFVCPHAAIRPFLADEDEMEEAPAGYIVRDIRGADGLQYRIQVAVDDCTGCGLCVAACPAKEKAIKMRPYEEQKEQAVNWAFSMTLKAKKNPFKKNTVRGSQFEQPLVEFSGACSGCGETPYVKLLTQLFGDRMMVANATGCSSIWGGSSPATPYTTNSAGCGPAWSNSLLEDNAEFGFGMHLAHQTRREGIALKMGQAIETGTISSELEEAFTEWLTGINESDGTQERAANLKFSLIQEKTGNPIFRSNL; encoded by the coding sequence ATGAGAAGACAGAAAACAATGGATGGCAATACAGCAGCTGCCTATATTTCCTATGCTTTTACTGAAGTAGCTGCAATTTACCCCATTACCCCCAGTTCAACAATGGCTGAATTAGTTGATCAATGGGCATCGGATGGCAAGAAAAATTTATTTGGACAAGAAGTAAAAATTGTTGAAATGCAATCAGAGGCGGGAGCTGCAGGCGTTGTTCATGGCTCGCTAAAAACGGGAACCATGACAACCACATACACTGCTTCACAAGGATTATTATTAATGATTCCAAATATGTATAAGATTGCAGGAGAGTTATTGCCAACGGTATTTCATGTAGCAAGTCGTGCAGTGACGACTAATGCATTGAACATTTTTGGTGACCATGGAGATGTCATGGCGGCTCGTCAAACGGGCTTTGCCATGTTAGCTGAAGGTAGTGTTCAAGAAGTTATGGACTTATCAGCAGTCGCTCATTTATCAACTTTAACAAGTTCTTTGCCTTTTATGAACTTTTTCGATGGGTTTAGGACAAGTCATGAAATTCAAAAAATTGACGTATTAGAATACGATGAATTAAAAGGTCTTATGGATAAAGACGCTCTGACCGCTTTTAGACATAATGGGATGAACCCAAATCATCCAACGGTCTCTGGGACCAATCAAAATCCTGATATTCATTTCCAACAAAGAGAAACGATTAATAGTCATTATGACCGCTTACCTGAAATTGTTGAAAAATATATGCATGAAATCAACCAACTACGTGGAACTGATTATGAGTTAGTTAATTATTATGGAGCAGCTGATGCGACAGATATTTTAATTGCTATGGGCTCTGTCACACCAGTCATTGAGCAAACCATTGATTATTTAAGACAAAGTGGAAAAAAAGTCGGTTTATTAAATATTCGCTTATATCGACCTTTCCCGGTTGAGCATTTTCTAAAGGCTGTACCGGAAACAGTTGAACGAGTTGCTGTTTTAGATCGAACAAAAGAGCCTGGTGCAGGTGGAGAGCCATTACTTTTAGATGTGCAAAGTGCTTTCTATGATTCAAAATTCCGACCAACTATTATTGGAGGACGTTATGGATTAGGGTCTAAAGATGTGACACCTGCTGATATTTTAGGGATTTTTGATCATTTAGCTACTGAAACAGAATTAAAAAGTCGATTTACAATTGGAATTGAAGATGATGTGACTTATTTATCTCTGCCAAAAGGGGAAGAAGTTGATTTAACATCTGCTGGTACGTATCAAGCAAAATTCTGGGGTTTTGGTAGTGATGGAACTGTTGGAGCTAATAAATCAGCGATTAAATTAATTGGGGATCATACAGATAAATATGTACAAGGTTATTTTTCCTATGATTCGAAAAAATCGGGCGGCTTGACGGTATCTCATTTACGTTTTGGTGATAATCCAATAAAATCAACCTTTTTAATTGAGCAAGCTGATTTTATTGCTTGCCACACAGCGGCTTATTTATCTAAATATGATTTAGTTAAAGGTTTAAAAAAAGGTGGAACGTTCCTCTTAAATACAGTTTGGGATGATGAAAAATTAGCACAAATGCTCCCATACAAATTAAAGAAATATCTAGCTGAAAATGAGATTAAATTTTATACGATTAATGCGGTACAGTTAGCCAATCAAATTGGTTTGGGACGACGGATTAATACCATTATGCAAACAGCCTTTTTTAAGGTTACCTCTATTATGCCGATTGCGGAAGTTGTAGAGTTGTTAAAAGCGGACGCAATGAAAACCTATGGACGTAAATCGCAAGAGATCGCTGAAAAAAATTGCCAAGCCATTGAAATGGCTGCAGAAATGGTCCATCAAGTTGAAGTGCCAAATACATGGTTAACAGAGCCTGAAATAAGTGAAGAACGAGATACCAACCACTTACCAAAATTTGTTTTTAATATTTTAGAACCGATGAATCGTCAAGAAGGCGATTCGTTAAGCGTTGGAACCCTAATAGAACATGGCATGACTAGTGGAGAAATTCCAGTTGGAATGGCAGCTTATGAAAAACGTGGTGTTGCTTTAGAAGTACCGGAATGGATTCCTGAAAACTGTACGATGTGTAATGAGTGTGCGTTTGTTTGTCCCCATGCGGCAATTCGCCCATTCTTAGCGGATGAAGATGAAATGGAAGAGGCACCAGCTGGTTATATTGTTCGAGATATTCGTGGAGCTGACGGATTACAATATCGTATTCAAGTTGCAGTTGATGATTGTACGGGTTGTGGTTTATGTGTAGCAGCTTGTCCAGCTAAGGAAAAAGCGATAAAAATGCGTCCTTATGAAGAACAAAAAGAACAAGCTGTTAATTGGGCTTTCTCAATGACTTTAAAAGCTAAGAAAAATCCATTTAAGAAAAATACAGTTCGTGGCTCACAGTTTGAACAACCTTTAGTTGAATTTTCTGGAGCATGCTCTGGTTGTGGGGAAACACCATATGTTAAACTTTTAACTCAGCTATTTGGCGATCGAATGATGGTGGCGAATGCTACAGGATGCTCTTCTATCTGGGGCGGTTCAAGTCCAGCAACTCCTTATACAACGAATAGTGCAGGCTGCGGTCCAGCTTGGTCAAATTCATTATTAGAAGACAATGCCGAATTTGGTTTTGGTATGCATTTAGCTCATCAAACACGACGTGAAGGGATTGCGTTAAAAATGGGGCAAGCTATTGAAACTGGAACGATTAGTAGTGAACTTGAAGAAGCCTTTACTGAATGGTTGACGGGAATCAATGAAAGTGATGGCACCCAAGAAAGGGCAGCTAACTTAAAATTCTCATTAATCCAAGAAAAAACAGGAAATCCGATATTTAGAAGCAATCTATGA
- a CDS encoding Ig-like domain-containing protein, translating to MKKIMVGLLLSTYFLCGTSLHVFAESETPPEPILIRPIDSEDSKGSLNSNEPNVPQSKLGPKKRLSLPDKLDPRGTNQEIPVRNQVGDLCWAYSSTDIITANYKKQTGTQQILSPNFYNFYSAENAFSDGFNPNTIILNKTKDAITNRKLNNGGFHNYPLFQNILGNRGTAEIDFAMPSVVSQNQPLLKEKFDGLEANKTDVAINEIKQIPFNSYKIADSERKLKIEKIKQFIQESGAVTYNYNSETISHSSFKKYYNNTTKASYVPNAEFNKIPNYPAFGRPAIDHTVTIVGWDNTFSKTNFAIQPEQEGAFIVKNSWGTSSGDQGYFYVSYDDIFVTTGAFYSVTTAEPTDHIRGYVNSTSDAWGQIEQERNTSNTIYLAANFQTKSTAELLKNVAFLTVQNNINYKIYYLNRKLESESFNPTIFTDLIAEGKQEEAGMRNIPTKERTLPANESYSIIIELTYPDDLDLQNFTAQAVKKEDQEDRAPVLQAGDTLVSLNNNRWRNTSKGEYWIKNYNLYITAGTDDSPNEENTVSSIIINDKIEPKLVYQNKPLQLDTTIMPESVKKKELVWSSNDPDIAEVDQFGTVTAKAHGRTTIRVSSKQNPDIFDELSIITDDHGCTTETSTRLTIGEPMVCMIDIDRDEYVPENAWYNRGDVFTYLIPEDGSYTVHGYGMKPDQTQDLIGTDFMTNGKSRYIAVANQFFTQQLKKGDLVEISVFPSMLGMNNPLGDWGKTTVGTSYSILFDKTSNFDYGKLTWANSGGETKETLKTNFKIGEKDQFKGSVIDSNIQDPFYTSNNSFYFASTWKSSKPKVATINEKTGELEALSSGETVLYNTYNLHWWSKIEDSITITVE from the coding sequence ATGAAAAAAATAATGGTTGGTTTACTACTTAGCACGTACTTTTTATGTGGAACAAGTTTACACGTTTTTGCAGAATCCGAAACTCCACCTGAACCAATTCTCATCCGGCCAATAGATAGTGAGGATTCAAAAGGCTCATTGAATAGCAATGAACCTAATGTTCCACAATCTAAATTGGGACCTAAAAAACGATTAAGTTTGCCTGATAAACTTGATCCACGAGGTACTAATCAGGAAATACCTGTCCGAAACCAAGTTGGAGACTTGTGTTGGGCTTATTCAAGTACCGATATTATCACGGCTAACTACAAAAAACAAACTGGAACGCAACAAATCTTATCACCAAACTTTTATAATTTTTATTCTGCTGAAAATGCATTTTCAGACGGATTCAATCCAAATACAATCATCTTAAATAAAACAAAAGATGCAATAACAAACAGAAAATTAAACAATGGCGGTTTTCATAATTACCCTCTTTTCCAAAATATATTAGGCAACCGTGGTACAGCAGAGATTGATTTTGCAATGCCTAGTGTGGTTAGCCAAAACCAACCACTATTAAAAGAAAAATTTGATGGACTTGAAGCGAATAAAACGGATGTGGCTATCAATGAAATCAAACAAATTCCGTTTAATTCCTACAAAATAGCAGATTCAGAACGAAAATTAAAGATTGAAAAAATCAAACAATTTATTCAAGAAAGTGGAGCCGTTACGTATAATTACAATTCTGAAACCATATCTCACTCAAGCTTTAAAAAATATTATAATAATACAACGAAGGCAAGTTATGTTCCTAATGCTGAGTTTAATAAGATTCCAAATTATCCAGCTTTTGGGCGACCAGCCATTGATCATACCGTAACGATTGTTGGTTGGGACAATACCTTTAGCAAAACAAATTTTGCTATTCAACCAGAGCAAGAGGGCGCCTTTATTGTGAAAAATTCATGGGGAACCTCTTCTGGAGATCAAGGCTATTTTTACGTAAGCTATGATGATATTTTTGTGACTACAGGGGCATTTTATAGTGTTACTACTGCAGAACCAACTGATCACATCCGAGGTTATGTTAATTCAACTAGTGATGCTTGGGGCCAGATAGAACAAGAAAGAAACACGAGTAATACTATATATTTAGCTGCTAATTTTCAAACTAAAAGTACCGCAGAACTTTTAAAGAATGTCGCTTTCCTTACCGTTCAAAATAATATTAACTATAAAATTTATTACCTAAATCGAAAACTTGAATCAGAAAGTTTTAATCCTACTATTTTCACTGATTTAATTGCTGAAGGTAAACAAGAAGAAGCTGGGATGAGAAATATTCCTACAAAAGAAAGAACACTTCCTGCTAATGAAAGCTATAGTATTATTATTGAACTCACCTATCCTGATGATTTAGATTTACAGAATTTTACTGCTCAAGCGGTCAAAAAAGAAGACCAAGAAGATCGCGCTCCTGTTCTTCAAGCTGGCGATACATTAGTTAGTCTGAATAATAACCGTTGGAGAAATACATCTAAAGGCGAGTATTGGATTAAAAACTATAATTTGTATATCACAGCTGGAACTGATGACAGTCCTAATGAAGAAAATACAGTTTCATCCATCATCATTAACGATAAAATAGAGCCTAAGCTTGTTTATCAAAATAAGCCTTTACAATTAGATACGACCATTATGCCCGAGTCTGTGAAAAAGAAAGAGTTAGTTTGGAGTAGTAATGACCCTGACATTGCTGAAGTCGATCAATTTGGCACAGTCACAGCAAAAGCTCATGGTAGAACAACAATTCGAGTTAGCTCTAAACAAAACCCTGATATTTTTGATGAACTTTCTATTATTACAGATGATCACGGTTGTACCACAGAAACAAGTACCCGCTTAACTATAGGAGAGCCGATGGTCTGCATGATTGACATTGATCGAGATGAATATGTTCCTGAAAATGCTTGGTATAATCGAGGAGATGTCTTTACTTATCTTATTCCAGAAGATGGCTCCTATACGGTTCATGGCTATGGAATGAAACCAGATCAAACGCAGGACTTGATTGGAACTGATTTTATGACAAATGGCAAATCACGTTATATAGCTGTTGCTAATCAATTCTTTACGCAACAATTGAAAAAAGGCGACCTCGTTGAAATAAGTGTTTTCCCAAGTATGTTGGGCATGAATAATCCACTTGGTGATTGGGGCAAAACAACCGTAGGAACGAGCTATTCGATTTTATTTGATAAAACTAGCAATTTTGACTACGGAAAATTAACTTGGGCTAATTCTGGTGGGGAAACCAAAGAAACATTAAAAACAAACTTCAAAATAGGCGAAAAAGACCAATTTAAAGGCTCTGTGATTGATAGCAATATACAAGATCCTTTCTACACTAGCAATAATTCCTTCTATTTTGCTAGCACATGGAAAAGCAGTAAACCAAAAGTAGCAACTATCAATGAGAAAACAGGCGAATTAGAAGCCTTATCTTCAGGTGAGACTGTACTTTACAACACATACAATCTCCATTGGTGGAGTAAAATAGAGGATAGTATAACAATCACTGTAGAATAG
- a CDS encoding WxL domain-containing protein, protein MIPIQKFILIMGVGLLVLPTLSVQADDTTSSETLPPQTNTSKSSVGLTPGEPNEPHELLLNIWHPTKHVGSLTLDAVTGFYFSDITLSSYGEEAYAIVARDKINGEKPPIDTGLGDRGYTLGAQVTDVRGTGAGWTLTASVSKFTAGEKILKGAIFSFPVSSVYSDRFSDEEDAPPTSKEAIFDTPNVELPILVAEADTGLGSWLIHFGSDDRGINYPWHMDKNGNFHRYGGPSLYVPQGNLAGNYVAAITWSLRDAP, encoded by the coding sequence ATGATACCAATACAAAAATTTATTTTAATAATGGGAGTTGGACTTTTAGTTCTTCCGACACTTTCTGTACAGGCAGATGACACTACTTCAAGTGAAACTTTGCCACCACAAACCAATACGTCTAAATCTTCAGTAGGTTTGACACCTGGAGAACCTAATGAGCCGCATGAATTATTACTGAACATCTGGCACCCTACAAAACATGTCGGATCCCTAACACTAGATGCTGTGACAGGTTTCTATTTTTCTGATATTACGCTCTCCTCGTATGGGGAAGAAGCCTACGCTATTGTTGCACGCGATAAAATTAATGGGGAGAAGCCTCCGATAGATACTGGTCTAGGTGACAGAGGATACACTTTAGGTGCACAAGTAACTGATGTTAGAGGAACCGGCGCGGGCTGGACATTAACAGCTTCTGTTTCTAAATTTACTGCTGGTGAAAAAATATTAAAGGGTGCTATTTTTTCTTTTCCAGTTAGTTCCGTATACTCAGATAGGTTCTCCGACGAAGAAGATGCTCCCCCTACTTCTAAAGAAGCCATTTTTGATACACCTAATGTTGAGCTACCTATTTTAGTTGCTGAAGCTGATACTGGACTTGGTTCTTGGTTAATTCATTTCGGTTCTGACGACCGAGGAATAAACTACCCATGGCATATGGATAAAAATGGGAATTTCCATCGCTATGGTGGACCTAGTCTCTATGTTCCTCAAGGTAATCTCGCTGGAAATTATGTTGCTGCTATTACTTGGTCTCTTCGGGATGCACCTTAA